TCCCCTAGCGTCGGCCCTTGGCGAAGTACAGCAGCGGACCGACGGGCTGCACGAACGACGCCAGCGCCCACACGACCTTCGGGCCGCGGACCTCGCGGGCGGGCCGGCGAGCCAGGTCGCGCCAGGCCGCAGCCGTCAGGACCACCTCGACGGCGCCCACCACGCCGAGAGCTCGTCGCTGTCCGATGGTGAGGTCCGACCACTTCTTCTGAGCCATGGACCGACGCTATCGCCTGCCCCTCCCGAGCCGTCTGCCCGGTCGAAGGATCAGCGGGCGCGCAGCCCGTCGAGGACGACGGCCAGCAGATGACCGGCGCGCGCCTCCCGCTCGGCGTCGTCCAGGCGGGTGAGGTAGCCGACCAGCAGCACCACGTCGCGGGCGTCGACGTCTGCGCGCAACGACCCGTCCGCCCGGCCCGCCGCGAGCAGCACCTCGATCGCCTCGTCGATCGGGCCATGGCTGCCGGCGATGAGGTCGGACCGCGAGGCGGCCTCGATCACGTTGAACACACCGTGCTTGACGTTCGCGTAGTCGGCCAGACGGTCGAACCACAGCCGCAGCGCCTCGACGGGCAGATGATCGCGCAGCAGGGCCGGCGCGAGAGCGCAGAGCTCGTCGACGTCCGCGCGGTACACCTCGAGCAG
Above is a genomic segment from Aeromicrobium chenweiae containing:
- a CDS encoding PLD nuclease N-terminal domain-containing protein, producing the protein MAQKKWSDLTIGQRRALGVVGAVEVVLTAAAWRDLARRPAREVRGPKVVWALASFVQPVGPLLYFAKGRR
- a CDS encoding TetR/AcrR family transcriptional regulator produces the protein MADAPLRADAKDNRARLIAAARRAVTRSGDLRLNAIAKEAGVGQGTLYRHFPNRESLLLEVYRADVDELCALAPALLRDHLPVEALRLWFDRLADYANVKHGVFNVIEAASRSDLIAGSHGPIDEAIEVLLAAGRADGSLRADVDARDVVLLVGYLTRLDDAEREARAGHLLAVVLDGLRAR